The nucleotide window AGTGACCAGCCGGGTCGCTGCGGGCCTGCAATACCTTCAACAAGGCGATCCAGCGGAGGCACGCCGACATTTTTCCCGTGCCCTCCAGCTCGATGACAACAGTGCGGTTGCACACAATGCCATGGCGTTGCTTTACAAGTATGAGCAAGATCCTGCCATGGAAGAATATCACTACAAGAAGGCGGTCAGCGCTGATCGTCACTACTCTCCGGCCCAGAACAACTACGGCACCCTGTTGTTTTCCCGTGGGGAATATGACGATGCCCTGAAGCGGTTCGAGCGGGCGGCGAACGATCCGAGCTATTCCGGGCGTGGCAGTGCCTGGGAAAATATCGGTCGCTGCTATCGCGAGCTGGGTCGTGATGAAGAGGCCCAGAAAGCCTTTATCAAGGCCCTGCGCCTGAATCCGCGGGCAGTGATTCCCAACCTGGAACTGGCGGATCTGTATTTCAAGGAAGATCGCACCCGTATGGCCTGGGATTATTACCAGCAGTACGTACAGCGCAGCAACCGGCAAACCGCGCGCTCACTGCTGTTGGGTTCACAGCTGGCGGCTACGCTGGGTTACAAGGATCAGCTGTCCAGTTATGAACTGGCACTGGAAAATCTCTATCGTCGCTCGCCGGAGTTCCGGCAGTGGCAGGAATGGAA belongs to Alcanivorax sediminis and includes:
- the pilW gene encoding type IV pilus biogenesis/stability protein PilW — translated: MNPLIRGFWALFFMGFLSTGCVTVESGEREVKVDDAVTSRVAAGLQYLQQGDPAEARRHFSRALQLDDNSAVAHNAMALLYKYEQDPAMEEYHYKKAVSADRHYSPAQNNYGTLLFSRGEYDDALKRFERAANDPSYSGRGSAWENIGRCYRELGRDEEAQKAFIKALRLNPRAVIPNLELADLYFKEDRTRMAWDYYQQYVQRSNRQTARSLLLGSQLAATLGYKDQLSSYELALENLYRRSPEFRQWQEWKAARESAQ